The sequence below is a genomic window from Clostridia bacterium.
CCAGCATTCTGAAGCGTTCACTGGATATCCACACTCAGTTTATCGACACGGTTCTGCATGGCGGAGAGATGACCGATATCGCGCGAGTGCTCGCGGGGCAGATCGGCACTGCAGTGGCTGTGACGGATATGAAGTGGAATGTGATCGCATCCGCAGGAGTCCCTTCCGACTATGGCGATGGGCTGCCGGCCTCCTGGAACGAGGAAGTTTCCCTTTTGAGGAGTGTTGGCTCATGCGCGAGTGCGCCCGAAAGCTGGGCGCTGTCTCCCGACATGTGCTGCCTCCCTGTTTGCGCGCCAGGTGTATTGGAACACTGCGTGGTTGCAGCCGCCGCGGGCGATGATACCAGATGGGGACGGGTACTGGTTTTGGAGCCGGACCAGAGGTCTTTCACCAAGATGGACGCAATCGCTATCGGGCACGCGGTCACAGCGGCAACCCTTGAGGCACTCAGGATGAAGGCAGAAGAGAATGTAGAGAGACGGTTCAGATTTAGCTTTTGGGATGATCTCATGCATCGGCGCTATGAGTCTCCAGAGGCCCTAGTGAAACGGGCCCGGTCATTCGCGCTTGATCTCACCGTGTCGCATCTTGTCCTTGCAGCGGCCGTGGATACCAACGGGCCGGGGCATGCAGGCGCCTACGGAGACGGGGTGTTGTTGCAGGACGAGATTGTACGGACGGTCGAAACGCGCAGCAGCCAGTTGTGGGAGGCGCCGATCACGTGCTTTGCATACAGAGGCGGAGGCGCTATTCTCGCGCCGTGGAGCGGCCCAGACGACCCGCTGCAGGCCAAAGAGAAAGCGCTGTGGCTGGCTAGAGAATTGCACCAAGTGCTCAACGCCGAGATTGCCCCACGCACTGTCTCGATCGGAGTTGGCAGGTTTAACTC
It includes:
- a CDS encoding PucR family transcriptional regulator ligand-binding domain-containing protein, whose amino-acid sequence is MSFTVEEALSLTQLSGVRVLAGKQGISRTIEHVTVVDAPDAVDWLRGGELVLTTAYIIREAPEAQLEFVHRLAASGAAALGIKLRRFIDALSDDVIAFADSVGLPIIEIPFEVAWIDVITPVLTEVVERQASILKRSLDIHTQFIDTVLHGGEMTDIARVLAGQIGTAVAVTDMKWNVIASAGVPSDYGDGLPASWNEEVSLLRSVGSCASAPESWALSPDMCCLPVCAPGVLEHCVVAAAAGDDTRWGRVLVLEPDQRSFTKMDAIAIGHAVTAATLEALRMKAEENVERRFRFSFWDDLMHRRYESPEALVKRARSFALDLTVSHLVLAAAVDTNGPGHAGAYGDGVLLQDEIVRTVETRSSQLWEAPITCFAYRGGGAILAPWSGPDDPLQAKEKALWLARELHQVLNAEIAPRTVSIGVGRFNSDALSVSRSYQEAHECLALGGIVFGRNRVVHFDELGVYRILSKCMNRSELSTFTQDQLEAIERYDTEHNTELLESLECFVDTGGNAQAAADRIFVHVNTMKYRLRRIERIAGIDLSNHETRFNLELALRVRRYLRATR